The following are from one region of the Haloactinomyces albus genome:
- a CDS encoding ABC transporter permease, with the protein MGRYILRRLLQLIPVFIGTTFIIYALVWAIPGNPFAGMCGPRGCPQAFIEQMSQQYNLDEPLPVQYVLYLGQLLTGNFGETFNGIEVSTLIQNAYPVTLKLATIALIVEAVVGIAAGILTALRGKGFVDNLVLAATLFLIAVPVFVSGFVLQVVLGVQLEWIQPSVGSDPAIGELIVPGIVLGSLSMAYIARLTRTAMFENKRADYIRTATAKGLAPKRVVGIHMLRNSLIPVITFIGTDFGALMGGAIVTEGVFNIHGIGGLVFNAIQTQEGVTVTGVVTLLVIVYLLMNLLVDILYAALDPRIRYD; encoded by the coding sequence GTGGGTCGTTACATACTGCGGCGCCTGCTGCAGTTGATCCCCGTGTTCATCGGAACAACTTTCATCATCTACGCGCTGGTATGGGCGATTCCGGGAAATCCCTTCGCCGGGATGTGCGGGCCACGCGGATGCCCGCAGGCCTTCATCGAGCAGATGAGCCAGCAGTACAACCTGGATGAACCGCTTCCGGTGCAGTACGTTCTTTACTTGGGGCAACTGCTCACCGGCAATTTCGGGGAGACGTTCAACGGGATCGAGGTCAGTACGCTGATCCAGAACGCCTATCCCGTCACCCTCAAGCTCGCGACCATCGCCTTGATCGTCGAGGCGGTCGTCGGTATCGCGGCCGGTATCCTCACCGCACTGCGCGGTAAGGGCTTCGTGGACAACCTCGTGCTGGCCGCCACGCTGTTCCTGATCGCGGTGCCGGTCTTCGTCAGTGGTTTCGTCCTGCAGGTCGTGCTCGGAGTACAGCTCGAGTGGATCCAACCCTCGGTCGGCTCGGACCCCGCCATCGGCGAGCTGATCGTGCCCGGGATCGTGCTCGGCAGCCTGTCGATGGCCTACATCGCACGGCTGACCCGCACGGCGATGTTCGAGAACAAGCGGGCGGACTACATCCGCACCGCCACCGCCAAGGGGCTCGCTCCGAAGCGCGTGGTCGGGATTCACATGCTGCGCAACTCGCTGATTCCCGTGATCACGTTCATCGGCACCGACTTCGGTGCGCTGATGGGCGGCGCGATCGTGACCGAGGGTGTGTTCAACATTCACGGCATCGGTGGACTGGTCTTCAACGCCATTCAAACCCAGGAGGGGGTCACCGTTACCGGAGTGGTCACCCTGCTGGTGATCGTCTACCTGCTGATGAACCTACTCGTGGACATCCTTTACGCGGCTCTCGATCCGAGGATTCGATATGACTGA
- a CDS encoding ABC transporter permease codes for MTDSAETRNRGGTTAATVETATETESKAPTTQGGKTSASQDEKQRGLWGDAWQDLRRRPLFIIGSVIVVLLVAIAAFPGLFAPGDPNAQNLTLARQGPSTGAWFGYDTLGRNIYTRVIHGARASIVVGVLATLLAVLIGSLVGLISGYFGNKTDSFLSRFAEIFLGLPFVLGAIVILSVFNAGIAGAPSTVRIMTQVIVTIGVLAWPICMRIMRSAAIAAKQQDYVKAAKALGASHSRIIFKHVLPNCLAPVMVYATIALGQFIGLEATLSYLGLGLQYPVVSWGMMISDSQQYIISTPHMLLFPAGFLVVTVLAFVMLGDAVRDALDPKQR; via the coding sequence ATGACTGACTCCGCCGAAACCCGGAACCGGGGCGGTACTACGGCCGCGACAGTGGAAACCGCGACCGAAACGGAAAGCAAGGCGCCCACAACCCAGGGCGGAAAGACGTCCGCGTCCCAGGACGAAAAGCAACGTGGCCTGTGGGGCGACGCCTGGCAGGACCTGCGCCGGCGCCCCCTGTTCATCATCGGCAGTGTGATCGTCGTGCTGCTGGTGGCGATCGCGGCGTTTCCCGGCCTGTTCGCCCCCGGTGACCCGAACGCGCAGAATCTGACGCTGGCGCGACAAGGCCCCTCGACCGGGGCCTGGTTCGGCTACGACACTCTGGGGCGCAACATCTACACCAGGGTGATCCACGGCGCACGGGCCTCCATCGTGGTCGGCGTGCTGGCCACCCTGCTGGCAGTGCTCATCGGGTCGCTGGTCGGCCTGATCTCGGGTTACTTCGGCAACAAGACGGACAGCTTCCTGTCCCGCTTCGCGGAGATCTTCCTCGGGTTGCCGTTCGTGCTCGGTGCGATCGTGATCCTGTCGGTGTTCAACGCCGGGATCGCGGGAGCACCCAGCACGGTACGGATCATGACCCAGGTGATCGTGACCATCGGGGTGCTGGCCTGGCCGATCTGCATGCGGATCATGCGCTCGGCGGCGATCGCAGCCAAGCAGCAGGACTACGTCAAGGCCGCCAAGGCCCTGGGGGCGAGCCATTCCCGCATCATCTTCAAACACGTGCTGCCGAACTGCCTGGCCCCGGTCATGGTCTATGCCACGATCGCGCTCGGCCAGTTCATCGGCCTGGAGGCGACACTGTCCTATCTGGGACTCGGCCTGCAGTATCCCGTCGTGTCCTGGGGAATGATGATCTCCGACTCGCAGCAGTACATCATCAGCACGCCGCACATGCTGCTGTTCCCGGCCGGGTTCCTGGTGGTCACCGTGCTGGCGTTCGTGATGCTCGGCGACGCGGTCCGCGACGCGCTGGACCCCAAGCAACGGTAG
- a CDS encoding ABC transporter ATP-binding protein, with amino-acid sequence MSTVDDKVGGSPESRLLEVEDLHVEFRAKDGVANVINGVSYHVDAGETLAVLGESGSGKSVTAQTVMGILDTPPGFVTGGSIRYRGEDMLTASDERRRGLRGENMAMIFQDALSALNPVFTVGFQIAEQFRFRRGMSRKDAMAKAAEMLDMVQIPNAKQRVKEFPHQFSGGMRQRAMIAMSLALDPDLLIADEPTTALDVTVQAQIMDLLDELRKERGMGLILITHDLGVVAEIADRIAVMYAGRIVESADAHSLYEQPGHPYTEGLMESIPRLDMKGHELASIQGLPPNLTNIPPGCPFHPRCYRAEDQCREKVPEFHDLGMGRTSACHFAEELMSRD; translated from the coding sequence ATGTCGACTGTGGACGACAAGGTTGGCGGCTCTCCGGAGTCGCGCCTGCTCGAGGTCGAGGACCTGCACGTGGAGTTCCGCGCCAAGGACGGCGTGGCCAACGTGATCAACGGCGTGAGCTACCACGTCGATGCCGGGGAGACACTGGCCGTGCTCGGCGAGTCCGGCTCCGGCAAGAGCGTCACGGCCCAGACCGTGATGGGCATCCTGGACACCCCGCCCGGCTTCGTCACCGGAGGCTCGATCCGCTATCGCGGCGAGGACATGCTCACCGCCTCCGACGAGCGTCGCCGCGGACTGCGCGGCGAGAACATGGCGATGATCTTCCAGGACGCGCTGTCGGCGCTGAACCCGGTGTTCACCGTCGGATTCCAGATCGCCGAGCAGTTCCGCTTCCGGCGGGGCATGTCGCGCAAGGACGCCATGGCCAAGGCGGCCGAGATGCTCGACATGGTGCAGATTCCCAACGCCAAGCAGCGCGTGAAGGAGTTCCCGCACCAGTTCTCCGGCGGTATGCGCCAGCGCGCCATGATCGCGATGTCGCTGGCCCTGGACCCGGACCTGCTCATCGCCGACGAGCCCACCACGGCTCTCGACGTCACGGTGCAGGCCCAGATCATGGACCTGCTCGACGAACTGCGCAAGGAGCGGGGGATGGGGCTCATCCTCATCACCCACGACCTCGGCGTCGTCGCCGAGATCGCCGACCGCATCGCGGTCATGTACGCGGGGCGGATCGTGGAGTCCGCCGACGCGCACTCGCTGTACGAGCAGCCCGGTCACCCCTATACCGAGGGGTTGATGGAGTCGATCCCCCGGCTGGACATGAAGGGGCACGAGCTGGCCAGTATCCAGGGCCTGCCGCCGAACCTGACGAACATCCCGCCGGGGTGCCCGTTCCACCCACGCTGCTACCGGGCCGAGGACCAGTGCCGGGAGAAGGTGCCCGAGTTCCACGATCTCGGAATGGGGCGGACCAGTGCCTGCCACTTCGCCGAGGAGTTGATGAGCCGTGACTGA
- a CDS encoding ABC transporter ATP-binding protein, with protein MTDVSPEANQEPILQVRDLVKHFPVTQGVVFKRTIGHVRAVDGVSFDLNKGETLGVVGESGCGKSTLAQVLMRLENPTSGTALFEGEDMFAKKGADLRRLRRDMQIVLQDPYTSLNPRKTVGDIVGEPFEIHPEVAPKGDRQRKVQELLDIVGLNPEHIRRYPHQFSGGQRQRIGIARALALKPKVIVCDEPVSALDVSIQAQVMNLLGELQSEFGLSYIFIAHDLGVVRHLSDRVAVMYLGKVVETGTEDQIYEHPQHPYTQALLSSVPVPDPARRDRREMIRLSGDVPSPASPPSGCRFRTRCWKATDLCAEQQPTLKIRSEGGQEVGEGLDLEESAHPSACHFAEERPHVVS; from the coding sequence GTGACTGACGTGTCCCCGGAAGCGAACCAGGAACCGATCCTGCAGGTCCGCGATCTCGTCAAGCACTTCCCGGTGACCCAGGGCGTGGTGTTCAAGCGCACCATCGGCCATGTCCGGGCGGTCGACGGGGTGTCGTTCGACCTCAACAAGGGCGAGACTCTCGGTGTGGTCGGTGAGTCCGGCTGCGGCAAGTCGACGCTGGCCCAGGTGCTGATGCGGCTGGAGAATCCGACCAGCGGCACGGCGCTGTTCGAGGGCGAGGACATGTTCGCCAAGAAGGGCGCCGACCTGCGCAGGCTGCGCCGCGACATGCAGATCGTGCTGCAGGACCCCTACACCTCCCTGAACCCGCGCAAGACCGTGGGCGACATCGTCGGCGAACCCTTCGAGATCCACCCGGAGGTGGCACCGAAGGGCGACCGGCAGCGCAAGGTGCAGGAACTGCTCGACATCGTCGGGCTCAACCCCGAGCACATCCGGCGGTATCCACACCAGTTCTCCGGCGGGCAGCGCCAGCGCATCGGCATCGCCCGAGCCCTGGCGCTGAAGCCGAAGGTGATCGTCTGCGACGAGCCGGTGTCCGCACTGGACGTGTCGATCCAGGCGCAGGTGATGAACCTGCTGGGTGAGCTGCAGTCGGAATTCGGACTGTCCTACATTTTCATCGCCCATGACCTGGGCGTGGTGCGGCATCTGTCCGATCGGGTGGCGGTGATGTATCTGGGCAAGGTCGTCGAAACCGGCACCGAGGACCAGATCTACGAACACCCGCAGCACCCCTACACCCAGGCGCTGCTGTCCTCGGTCCCGGTGCCCGATCCGGCTCGGCGGGACAGGCGCGAGATGATCCGGCTCTCCGGGGACGTGCCGAGCCCGGCGAGTCCGCCGTCGGGATGCCGTTTCCGCACTCGCTGCTGGAAGGCCACGGATCTCTGTGCCGAGCAGCAGCCGACGCTGAAGATCCGCAGTGAAGGCGGGCAGGAAGTCGGCGAGGGTTTGGATCTCGAGGAGAGTGCACACCCGAGCGCCTGCCACTTCGCCGAGGAGCGTCCCCACGTCGTGTCCTGA
- a CDS encoding DUF3800 domain-containing protein, which produces MELSTFEGDVWPPVPQTPSWAGKLPKLEVYVDETGDRGFSKMSSPFFAMTALIIPHERVSHARAVAGGLRHVVGTSRPLHWTEHFRAKRSDRRDLAANMLADIVDVKVIHVIAHKDTIKFEAALRSDAPKFYNYTTRLLLERVTWTARDWSGGSRLAIMRLGSVKHMDHEATVDYLNLARARLSPLTVPWEYIAWPPKWYDTSSYDGIQLADIHAGMLNVALSGTPDDHECANLLVKCGHQLRRHNGTLLGRGIKVIGEDDYITDRCWWQALCQAC; this is translated from the coding sequence GTGGAGCTGTCGACTTTCGAGGGCGATGTCTGGCCTCCGGTGCCGCAAACTCCCTCGTGGGCCGGGAAGTTACCCAAACTTGAAGTCTACGTCGACGAAACCGGCGATCGTGGCTTTAGTAAGATGTCATCTCCGTTCTTCGCCATGACCGCTCTCATCATCCCGCACGAGCGAGTATCGCACGCTCGAGCAGTTGCTGGGGGACTACGCCACGTCGTGGGAACATCACGGCCATTGCACTGGACCGAGCACTTCAGAGCCAAGCGTTCCGACCGCCGTGACCTTGCTGCCAATATGCTCGCCGATATCGTAGATGTGAAGGTCATCCACGTCATCGCACACAAAGACACCATCAAGTTTGAAGCTGCCTTACGCAGTGATGCACCGAAGTTCTACAACTACACGACGCGGCTCTTGCTGGAACGAGTTACCTGGACAGCTCGTGACTGGTCGGGAGGTTCTCGGCTAGCCATCATGCGACTCGGCTCGGTCAAGCACATGGACCATGAAGCAACAGTCGACTACCTCAACCTGGCTCGAGCACGGCTATCACCGTTGACTGTTCCTTGGGAGTATATAGCTTGGCCACCCAAGTGGTATGACACATCCTCCTACGATGGCATCCAACTTGCCGACATCCATGCTGGCATGCTCAACGTCGCACTGAGCGGTACTCCGGATGATCACGAGTGCGCCAACCTGCTGGTTAAATGTGGCCACCAGCTTCGTCGGCACAATGGCACCTTACTTGGCAGGGGGATCAAGGTGATCGGCGAAGACGACTACATCACGGATCGATGCTGGTGGCAGGCCCTGTGCCAGGCTTGCTGA
- a CDS encoding N-acetylmuramoyl-L-alanine amidase, which translates to MAGQWFNRPGSNLATLARETGYPVIEVSGWSTRGNGSLGSHVGVVVCHHTAGPEPEQTSSNYPSLNVVTYGRPGLDGPLSHFGIGYDGTIYVIAAGLAYHAGAGGWAGFSGNSTALGIEAEDSGDGDWTPQQLDVYPRLAARICQFLGIGASAVCFPEDVLILCRDGLKPISYVQVGDEVWTHKERWRPVTAVHSRVAETVTVKGQGHPGLVTTAEHPFLSAVVDRGRIEGRPGGNYRRVHGTEWVAAGSMVGRHWATPTEFGDEESIPPIRSNPGERAVEINQELFWVLGRWAADGSASGGRIALYGGPGEATEIEEHCRAAGLRCRTSQGSTATRTAIGSTALERWFHEHFGRRASAKTVPAWLLGAHPKYREAFLDGYLSGDGYWMNSGRNEASSVSKRLAVGVKLLAQSLGWSSALYHEHRQAGEIQGRAVNQQSRWRLRLTRYQSHRQQYFEYAGYRFGRVRSVEPSGEDKVHNITVAEDESFLADGIVVHNCGHKEWAPNRKTDPAGIDMDDFRAQVADYLAHPETIRKEDGMPSADEVAEAVWKHMIHNHWLDRGEWAETVLGANQDRVIRQQITPMRDQVAALARAVAAQNGITAEDIAAALVPRLSEELLPTIEAAVTDALGQDNAGQAEAIIDRIAQRLAGGQAGSSSTADTSST; encoded by the coding sequence ATGGCCGGGCAATGGTTCAACCGGCCCGGCTCCAACCTGGCCACCCTCGCCCGTGAGACGGGGTACCCCGTCATCGAGGTCAGCGGGTGGAGCACTCGTGGGAACGGTTCGCTCGGCAGTCACGTCGGCGTGGTGGTCTGCCACCACACCGCAGGACCCGAGCCGGAACAGACCTCCAGCAATTACCCCAGCCTCAACGTTGTCACGTATGGCCGCCCCGGACTCGACGGGCCCCTGTCGCACTTCGGGATCGGCTATGACGGCACCATCTATGTCATCGCGGCCGGGCTGGCCTACCACGCGGGGGCCGGCGGTTGGGCCGGTTTCAGCGGTAACTCCACGGCACTGGGCATCGAGGCCGAGGACTCCGGTGACGGTGACTGGACCCCGCAGCAGCTCGACGTCTACCCGCGCTTGGCAGCCCGTATCTGCCAGTTCCTCGGCATCGGTGCTTCGGCGGTCTGCTTTCCTGAAGATGTGCTGATCCTTTGTCGTGATGGCCTGAAGCCGATTTCGTACGTTCAAGTCGGTGATGAAGTATGGACCCACAAGGAACGTTGGCGTCCTGTAACGGCTGTCCATAGTCGTGTGGCTGAGACCGTCACTGTGAAAGGACAGGGACACCCGGGGCTGGTGACGACAGCGGAACATCCGTTCTTGAGTGCTGTGGTTGATCGTGGGCGTATCGAAGGTCGGCCAGGAGGCAACTATCGTCGTGTACATGGAACGGAGTGGGTTGCTGCAGGAAGCATGGTCGGGCGTCACTGGGCAACACCCACCGAGTTCGGTGACGAAGAATCGATACCGCCGATCAGGAGCAATCCCGGGGAGAGAGCGGTTGAGATAAACCAAGAACTTTTTTGGGTCCTTGGTCGCTGGGCGGCGGACGGGAGTGCCAGTGGCGGGAGAATCGCACTCTATGGAGGCCCGGGTGAGGCAACGGAAATCGAGGAACATTGCCGGGCCGCCGGCCTCCGTTGCCGTACCTCGCAAGGGAGCACGGCGACACGAACCGCGATTGGTTCGACGGCTTTGGAAAGGTGGTTCCATGAGCACTTCGGGCGTCGCGCAAGCGCCAAGACCGTGCCTGCCTGGTTGCTGGGAGCTCACCCGAAGTACCGCGAGGCCTTCCTCGACGGCTATTTGTCGGGCGACGGCTACTGGATGAACAGCGGTCGCAATGAGGCAAGCAGCGTGAGCAAGAGGCTCGCTGTGGGAGTCAAACTGCTGGCGCAGAGCTTGGGGTGGTCTTCGGCGCTGTACCACGAACACCGCCAAGCGGGAGAGATCCAGGGCAGGGCCGTGAATCAGCAGTCACGTTGGCGTCTCAGGCTCACCCGGTATCAGTCGCATCGTCAGCAGTACTTCGAATACGCCGGATACCGATTCGGGCGGGTCCGTTCGGTCGAGCCCAGTGGTGAAGACAAGGTCCACAACATCACTGTCGCCGAGGACGAATCATTCTTGGCCGATGGCATCGTGGTGCACAACTGCGGTCATAAGGAATGGGCGCCGAACCGCAAAACTGATCCCGCAGGCATCGACATGGACGATTTCCGCGCACAGGTTGCCGATTATCTCGCCCATCCCGAAACCATCCGCAAGGAGGACGGCATGCCATCAGCCGACGAGGTCGCCGAGGCCGTGTGGAAACACATGATCCACAACCACTGGCTGGACCGCGGGGAATGGGCCGAGACGGTGCTCGGGGCGAATCAGGACCGCGTGATCCGGCAGCAGATCACGCCGATGCGGGACCAGGTCGCAGCCTTGGCGCGGGCGGTGGCCGCTCAGAACGGTATTACCGCCGAGGACATTGCGGCAGCGCTCGTACCGCGCTTGTCGGAGGAGCTGCTGCCGACCATCGAAGCTGCGGTCACCGACGCACTCGGGCAGGACAACGCCGGCCAGGCCGAGGCCATCATCGATCGCATCGCCCAGCGCCTCGCCGGTGGGCAGGCCGGTTCCTCCAGTACCGCCGACACCTCCAGTACCTGA
- a CDS encoding S10 family peptidase, with the protein MAASEEQGKTGDPEQGQTTTPAEPADDLVSTHHTITAKDTELSYTATTGRVVLREEDHTNGKFDGHVAKAEVFMTSYVVDTAEPGSRPVTFAFNGGPGASSTWLHLGLLGPRRVLSGDAGQLAPPPYGLTDNPETLLAHSDLVFIDPISTGYSRAVKGGDPTDFHGYQRDIESVGELIRLWTTRNNRWMSPKYLAGESYGTLRAAALAEHVQTRYGMYLNGLLLISAVLDMGTIRFTEGNDLPYSLFLPTYAAIAHHHGKHGERPLREVLDEAEEFAARDYPWALARGARLSDEERADMVRRTAALTGLSEDYVDRVDLRIEHIRFFTELLRDRRLTVGRMDGRFTGWEPDAGGERFTDDPSVSGIIGAYSAAINHYLRAELNYVNDLPYEVITSRVHPWSYKEFEGSAVAVTDKLAAAMRANPYLQVHVGCGHTDGATPYFAAEHTLARLTIPQELRENIDVRYYPAGHMMYVHEPSRIKQSADLAEFLAR; encoded by the coding sequence ATGGCAGCCAGTGAGGAACAAGGCAAAACCGGCGATCCCGAGCAGGGGCAGACCACGACCCCGGCCGAACCGGCCGACGATCTGGTCAGCACGCACCACACGATCACCGCGAAGGACACCGAGCTGTCCTACACCGCGACCACGGGGCGTGTCGTGCTTCGGGAGGAGGACCACACCAACGGCAAGTTCGACGGCCACGTGGCCAAGGCCGAGGTCTTCATGACCTCCTATGTGGTCGACACCGCCGAACCCGGCAGCCGCCCGGTCACGTTCGCGTTCAACGGTGGCCCCGGCGCTTCGAGTACCTGGCTGCATCTCGGTCTGCTCGGGCCACGCCGGGTGCTCTCCGGAGACGCGGGCCAGCTCGCGCCACCGCCCTACGGGCTGACCGACAATCCCGAAACACTGCTGGCACACAGCGACCTGGTGTTCATCGACCCCATCTCCACCGGCTACTCACGCGCGGTCAAGGGCGGCGACCCCACCGACTTCCACGGCTACCAGCGCGACATCGAATCCGTCGGTGAACTGATCCGACTGTGGACGACGCGCAACAACCGCTGGATGTCACCGAAGTATCTCGCCGGGGAGTCCTACGGCACGCTGCGCGCAGCCGCGCTCGCCGAGCACGTGCAGACCCGCTACGGGATGTATCTCAACGGCCTGCTCCTGATCTCGGCGGTCCTGGACATGGGTACGATCCGGTTCACCGAAGGCAACGACCTGCCCTACTCGCTGTTCCTGCCGACCTATGCCGCGATCGCCCACCACCACGGCAAACACGGGGAACGCCCGCTGCGAGAAGTCCTCGACGAGGCCGAGGAGTTCGCCGCGCGCGACTATCCGTGGGCGCTCGCGCGGGGGGCACGGCTCTCGGACGAGGAACGCGCGGACATGGTGCGCCGGACGGCGGCACTGACCGGACTGTCCGAGGACTATGTGGACCGGGTGGACCTGCGCATCGAGCACATCCGATTCTTCACCGAACTGCTGCGCGACCGGCGTCTGACCGTGGGCCGGATGGACGGGCGGTTCACCGGCTGGGAACCGGACGCGGGGGGTGAGCGGTTCACCGACGACCCGAGTGTCTCCGGCATCATCGGCGCCTACTCGGCGGCGATCAACCACTATCTGCGTGCGGAGCTGAACTACGTCAACGACCTGCCGTACGAGGTGATCACCAGTCGGGTGCATCCGTGGTCGTACAAGGAGTTCGAAGGCAGTGCGGTGGCCGTGACCGACAAGCTGGCCGCCGCGATGCGCGCCAACCCGTACCTGCAGGTGCACGTGGGCTGCGGGCACACCGACGGAGCCACACCGTACTTCGCCGCCGAGCACACGCTGGCGCGGTTGACGATCCCACAGGAGCTGCGCGAGAACATCGATGTCCGCTACTACCCGGCGGGGCACATGATGTACGTGCACGAGCCTTCGCGCATCAAGCAGTCCGCCGACCTCGCCGAGTTCCTCGCGCGGTAG